One stretch of Zingiber officinale cultivar Zhangliang chromosome 6B, Zo_v1.1, whole genome shotgun sequence DNA includes these proteins:
- the LOC121991861 gene encoding uncharacterized protein LOC121991861, protein MALFFDLSIPYLEDGGDPSLEMKSRKDARLETVVRAMELGYVGIAYDRHFRVISDSLRCSIDPFPLDSLLEVAPSLFSSAAFHRDLLGAPRSSTFRQYTRLTVSVTGAAAAVSLNGNALLKTYDLVAVRPLNQEAFDKACESSMVDIITLDFSQKLPFRLKISSIKLAIQRGLYFEVTYSHLIADSHVRRKILSDVKLLSDWSRGKNLLISSAASTVNDIRGPLDVANLAVFLLGLSAERAKYTISQNCRSLLANAIRKKRFYKETIRIERIISDGQSTAKEFQLDNWNEWDAISSEKGDLPSLNDIKNLSVFTCKQSFGLNSIDFQSIPTEPPLLLSENAKMMSSPRNSASPVVTPHEPCVVADDVTQDDSCIGTLLADTQNCQPVMVDKCVKIPDGLYKVSCTGLLVSAMAASNVDDRIIQPDANLTDSAVVKNKSSETDLVVQKISYQSNNHAFESLNDSAEFTNGIPKNGDPTSEPCKKTDNSGVFLLSNADSTPTIIKDNKFVEFQKSLNRFDDHVFEASNNSGKSMNLSAHVTSDQLSLSDKWPDFTDFKEKNILKVCDSSMIFIPELKENDLIDTSPTCRSPGRPLLCNQVDGSISSGENFLQKVSFNEIEEQDVGLYLNIDNPEVKNTTVLKEKIQKSNDKLGKRKRKEQLFYPTYHLPFKGSFKPMLFRNICCNAKRRNICKER, encoded by the exons ATGGCTCTCTTCTTTGACCTCAGTATCCCCTATCTCGAGGATGGAGGTGACCCCTCGCTGGAGATGAAGTCCCGTAAGGACGCGCGGCTGGAGACCGTAGTCAGGGCTATGGAGCTCGGCTACGTCGGCATCGCTTACGACCGCCACTTCCGCGTGATTTCCGACTCTCTACGGTGCAGCATCGACCCTTTCCCTTTGGACTCTCTCCTCGAGGTCGCTCCCTCACTCTTCTCCTCCGCTGCCTTCCACCGTGATCTCCTCGGAGCCCCCCGCTCCTCCACATTCCGCCAGTACACGCGCTTGACCGTCTCGGTCACCGGGGCTGCTGCCGCCGTATCCCTCAATGGCAACGCGCTACTTAAGACTTACGACCTAGTCGCTGTCCGTCCTCTGAACCAGGAAGCTTTTGACAAGGCTTGTGAATCTTCTATG GTTGATATAATTACATTGGACTTCTCTCAAAAACTTCCATTCCGTCTGAAGATTTCATCCATTAAGCTTGCTATTCAG CGTGGACTATATTTTGAAGTTACATACTCTCATCTTATAGCTGATTCTCATGTTAGAAGGAAGATCCTATCTGATGTGAAG CTACTATCTGACTGGAGTCGAGGGAAAAATCTCCTCATTTCTAGTGCTGCTTCAACTGTTAATGATATTCGAGGGCCGCTTGATGTTGCAAACTTAGCAGTATTTTTGCTTGGTCTGTCTGCTGAGCGAGCGAAATATACTATTTCTCAAAATTGCAG GTCACTGCTAGCTAATGCTATAAGGAAAAAGCGCTTTTATAAGGAAACTATCAGAATTGAAAGAATCATATCAGATGGGCAATCCACTGCAAAAGAATTTCAGCTTGATAACTGGAATGAATGGGACGCCATCTCCAGTGAGAAAGGAGATTTGCCATCATTGAATGATATTAAAAATCTTTCTGTTTTTACTTGCAAACAATCTTTTGGTTTAAATTCAATTGATTTCCAGTCGATACCTACTGAACCACCACTTTTGCTTAGCGAGAATGCCAAAATGATGTCATCACCAAGGAATTCTGCATCACCTGTTGTTACTCCCCATGAACCTTGTGTTGTTGCTGATGATGTCACACAAGATGATTCATGTATCGGAACTTTATTAGCTGATACCCAGAATTGCCAACCTGTAATGGTTGATAAATGTGTAAAGATACCAGATGGATTATATAAGGTTTCTTGTACTGGCCTACTGGTTTCAGCTATGGCTGCATCGAATGTTGATGATAGAATTATTCAACCTGATGCTAACCTAACAGACTCAGCTGTTGTGAAGAACAAGTCATCAGAAACTGATTTGGTGGTTCAAAAAATTTCATATCAGTCCAATAACCATGCCTTTGAGTCTTTAAATGATTCTGCAGAATTCACAAATGGTATCCCTAAAAATGGAGATCCAACATCTGAACCTTGCAAGAAAACTGATAATAGTGGTGTCTTTCTACTGTCAAATGCTGATTCAACACCCACAATTATCAAAGACAACAAATTTGTAGAGTTCCAGAAAAGCTTGAATAGGTTTGATGACCATGTTTTTGAAGCTTCAAATAACTCTGGGAAGAGTATGAACCTTAGCGCGCATGTTACAAGCGATCAGTTATCATTAAGTGATAAATGGCCTGATTTTACTGATTTTAAGGAGAAAAATATTCTGAAAGTGTGTGATTCATCAATGATTTTTATACCTGAGCTGAAAGAAAATGATCTGATAGATACAAGCCCAACATGTAGAAGTCCTGGAAGACCTTTACTGTGTAACCAAGTAGATGGTTCCATCTCATCTGGAGAGAATTTTCTGCAAAAGGTTTCTTTTAATGAGATTGAAGAGCAGGATGTTGGTTTATATTTAAATATCGACAATCCTGAAGTGAAAAATACTACCGTACTCAAAGAAAAGATACAAAAGTCAAACGACAAATTAG gaaaaaggaaacGGAAAGAACAATTGTTTTATCCGACTTATCATTTGCCTTTTAAGGGTTCATTTAAGCCTATGCTTTTTAGGAATATCTGTTGCAATGCCAAAAGAAGAAACATTTGTAAGGAAAGATGA
- the LOC121991860 gene encoding 60S ribosomal protein L35-like, with amino-acid sequence MARIKVHELRGKTKTELQNQLKDLKNELSLLRVAKVTGGAPNKLSKIKVVRLSIARVLTVISQKQKAALREAYKNKKLLPLDLRPKKTRAIRRRLTKHQESSKTEREKKRERYFPQRKYAIMA; translated from the exons ATGG CGCGGATTAAGGTCCACGAGCTTCGGGGGAAGACCAAGACGGAACTACAGAATCAACTGAAGGACCTCAAGAATGAGCTCTCCCTCCTCCGCGTCGCTAAGGTCACTGGCGGCGCGCCTAACAAGCTCTCTAAGAT AAAGGTTGTTAGGCTGTCGATCGCTCGTGTGCTTACTGTCATCTCGCAGAAGCAGAAAGCGGCGTTGAGGGAGGCTTACAAGAATAAGAAGCTCCTTCCGCTGGATCTCCGCCCCAAGAAGACGCGGGCCATCCGCCGTCGACTCACCAAGCATCAG GAGTCCTCGAAGACTGAACgtgagaagaaaagggaaaggtaCTTCCCTCAGAGGAAATATGCTATCATGGCTTAG
- the LOC121989910 gene encoding two-component response regulator-like PRR37 produces MSLSFSSSSYDVDGSLLHYQNCPSFGSPTAPCEFYHDSNGGLLPFPSSFPRPPAEYYDLRRSSSSQSLPLHLYAPDPTIHHHPPPPPSYSSPPSSSSDYLNFHAAPVRRVLSAGDLQRKHGSPENYGQEGGGASGKVGKYSAEERKERIERYRSKRNQRNFHKKITYACRKTLADSRPRVRGRFARNGETEAEMAAASSSGMNQSYGLGGEWWSQILATDDDEDLYYDGDVLVNLAAADVFAMNILS; encoded by the exons ATGTCCCTTTCCTTTTCCTCGTCCTCCTACGACGTCGACGGCAGCCTCCTCCACTACCAGAACTGTCCCTCCTTTGGCTCGCCGACCGCCCCTTGTGAGTTCTACCACGACTCCAATGGAGGACTCCTCCCCTTCCCCTCCTCCTTCCCACGCCCACCTGCCGAGTACTACGACCTCCGCCGGAGCAGCAGCTCTCAGTCGCTTCCCCTCCACCTCTACGCTCCGGATCCAACCATCCACCACCACCCGCCTCCTCCTCCGTCGTACTCCTCCCCGCCGTCATCCTCAAGCGACTACCTCAACTTCCACGCTGCCCCAGTTAGGCGGGTGCTCAGCGCCGGCGATCTCCAG AGGAAGCACGGTTCGCCGGAGAACTACGGCcaggaaggcggcggcgcttcGGGGAAAGTCGGAAAATACAGTGCCGAGGAGAGGAAGGAAAGGATTGAGCGCTACCGGAGCAAGCGAAATCAAAGGAACTTCCACAAGAAGATCACT TACGCCTGCAGGAAGACGCTCGCCGACAGCCGGCCGCGCGTGCGGGGCCGCTTCGCCCGTAACGGCGAGACGGAGGCGGAGATGGCGGCAGCGAGCAGCTCCGGGATGAACCAGAGCTACGGACTCGGCGGCGAGTGGTGGAGCCAGATCCTGGCGACGGACGACGACGAGGACCTCTACTACGACGGCGACGTCCTCGTGAACCTCGCCGCCGCCGACGTCTTCGCCATGAACATTCTCTCCTAG